In Magnetospirillum sp. XM-1, a single window of DNA contains:
- the ccmD gene encoding heme exporter protein CcmD produces the protein MESFQAMLHMGGYGGYVWPAYGVGAAVLALVLVLSLSAARKAEAELEVLQQARRARRGKDSETEE, from the coding sequence ATGGAATCCTTCCAGGCTATGCTCCATATGGGCGGCTATGGCGGCTATGTGTGGCCCGCCTACGGAGTCGGCGCCGCCGTGCTGGCCCTGGTGCTGGTCCTCTCGCTGTCCGCGGCCCGCAAGGCCGAGGCCGAGCTGGAGGTGCTGCAACAGGCCCGGCGAGCGCGCCGGGGCAAGGATTCGGAGACCGAAGAGTGA